In the genome of Candidatus Glassbacteria bacterium, one region contains:
- a CDS encoding ATP-dependent Clp protease ATP-binding subunit has translation MNNKFTERVRKVLSLARDEAGRLHHDYIGSEHILLGLIREGEGVAAAVLNQIGLDLDTIRIKVEEMVKPGGSTLTIGDVPYTSVAKRVLEFSIEEARAMKHSYVGTEHLLLGLLREDSGMAAKVLSSLGINADIVRQETLKLLGGESFEASAAADDAPGGASADDEPKSSKKTKTPALDHFCRDLTELAREDKLDPTIGRENEIERVIEILSRRKKNNPVLIGEPGVGKTAIVEGLAQRITTNDIPPSMRNFRVLALDMAAIIAGTKYRGQFEERLKGVISEIQKNSNVILFIDELHTLIGAGAAEGAIDASNMLKPALARGELQCVGATTLNEYRKYIEKDGAFERRFQTVMVEPPSIEETIQIIEGLRASYEGHHKITISSDAMVAAVKLSERYITDRFLPDKAIDVLDEAAARKSLASQVPPKEVIQLEEEHKKVVAEKEHAINDQEYETAAKLRDKEHELKSRIEEMTNQQDEQGDYAVTLEEEDVAYIVSRWTGIPVVRLSENETSRLLKMEDELCKRIVGQSEAVESISRAIRRARAGLKDPKRPIGSFVFSGPTGVGKTELARALAEFLFADKNALIQVDMSEYMEKFSVSRLLGAPPGYVGYEDSGSLTKEVRQKPYSVVLFDEIEKAHPEIFNILLQILDDGTLTDNYGRKINFKNTVVIMTSNVGAREIKGSSMGFRARNDVEANYDHIADKIKGEINKVFNPEFINRVDEIIVFHQLTLEHIISIVDIFVDELRLRIQDRGFDLKLDKSAKKFLAEKGYNQEYGARPLRRAVQRYLEDSLSEKFLSNEFKTGDLIKVSASAEDGLNFTVEKPKSGKAKVEAGEKK, from the coding sequence ATGAACAACAAATTCACCGAAAGAGTGAGGAAGGTGCTCAGTCTGGCCCGGGATGAGGCGGGGAGATTGCATCACGACTATATCGGCAGCGAGCATATCCTGCTCGGGCTGATCAGGGAAGGCGAGGGAGTGGCCGCGGCCGTGCTCAACCAGATCGGACTCGATCTGGATACGATCAGGATCAAGGTTGAGGAAATGGTCAAGCCGGGCGGCAGCACGCTGACTATCGGCGATGTGCCGTATACGTCGGTGGCCAAGCGCGTGCTCGAGTTCTCAATCGAAGAAGCCCGGGCGATGAAACACAGCTATGTCGGCACTGAGCACCTTCTGCTGGGCCTGCTTCGCGAGGACAGCGGGATGGCGGCCAAGGTGCTGAGCAGCCTCGGGATCAATGCCGATATCGTCCGGCAGGAAACGCTCAAATTGCTGGGCGGCGAGAGTTTCGAGGCCTCGGCGGCCGCGGACGACGCTCCGGGCGGAGCTTCCGCGGACGACGAACCCAAGAGCAGTAAAAAGACCAAGACACCGGCGCTCGATCATTTCTGCCGCGACCTCACCGAACTGGCCCGCGAGGACAAGCTCGATCCCACTATTGGACGGGAAAACGAGATCGAGCGGGTGATCGAAATCCTCTCGCGCCGCAAAAAGAACAACCCCGTGCTGATCGGCGAGCCGGGCGTGGGCAAGACCGCGATTGTCGAGGGCCTGGCCCAGCGGATCACTACGAACGACATCCCGCCGTCCATGCGCAATTTCCGCGTGCTGGCCCTGGACATGGCCGCCATTATCGCCGGCACCAAGTATCGCGGCCAGTTCGAAGAGCGCCTGAAAGGCGTGATCAGCGAGATCCAGAAAAACAGCAACGTGATCCTCTTTATCGACGAGCTCCATACCCTGATCGGCGCCGGCGCGGCCGAGGGGGCAATCGACGCCAGCAACATGCTGAAGCCGGCGCTGGCCCGCGGGGAGCTGCAGTGCGTGGGCGCCACCACGCTCAACGAGTACCGCAAGTATATCGAGAAGGACGGAGCGTTCGAGCGCCGCTTCCAGACCGTGATGGTCGAGCCGCCGTCGATCGAGGAGACGATCCAGATTATCGAGGGCCTGCGGGCCAGCTACGAGGGCCACCACAAGATCACGATCAGCAGCGACGCGATGGTGGCGGCGGTGAAACTCAGCGAGCGCTATATCACCGACCGTTTCCTGCCGGACAAGGCGATCGACGTGCTGGACGAGGCCGCCGCGCGCAAGAGCCTGGCCTCCCAGGTGCCGCCGAAAGAAGTGATCCAGCTCGAGGAAGAGCACAAGAAAGTGGTTGCCGAGAAAGAGCATGCGATCAACGACCAGGAATACGAGACCGCGGCCAAGCTGCGCGACAAGGAGCACGAGCTGAAAAGCCGGATCGAGGAGATGACCAACCAGCAGGACGAGCAGGGCGATTACGCGGTCACCCTCGAAGAAGAGGACGTGGCCTACATCGTCAGCCGCTGGACCGGAATCCCGGTTGTCCGGCTGAGCGAGAACGAGACCTCGCGACTGCTCAAGATGGAGGACGAGCTGTGCAAGCGGATAGTGGGCCAGAGCGAGGCTGTCGAGTCGATCAGCCGCGCGATCCGTCGCGCCCGCGCCGGGCTCAAGGACCCCAAGCGGCCGATCGGATCGTTCGTTTTCAGCGGTCCCACCGGGGTGGGTAAGACCGAGCTGGCCCGCGCGCTGGCCGAGTTCCTGTTCGCGGATAAGAACGCGCTGATCCAGGTGGACATGAGCGAGTACATGGAGAAATTCTCGGTCAGCCGCCTGCTGGGCGCCCCTCCGGGCTACGTGGGTTACGAGGACAGCGGTTCGTTGACCAAGGAAGTCCGGCAGAAGCCGTATTCGGTGGTCCTGTTTGATGAGATCGAGAAGGCCCATCCGGAGATATTCAATATCCTGCTGCAGATCCTCGACGACGGGACGCTGACGGACAACTACGGCCGCAAGATCAACTTCAAAAACACGGTCGTGATCATGACCAGCAACGTCGGCGCCCGCGAGATCAAGGGCAGCTCGATGGGTTTCCGCGCCCGGAACGATGTGGAAGCGAATTACGACCATATCGCCGATAAGATCAAGGGCGAGATCAACAAGGTGTTCAACCCCGAGTTTATCAACCGTGTTGATGAGATTATCGTGTTCCACCAGCTCACTCTCGAACACATCATCAGCATCGTGGATATCTTTGTCGACGAGCTCCGGTTACGGATTCAGGACCGCGGCTTCGATCTCAAACTGGACAAGTCGGCCAAGAAGTTCCTGGCAGAGAAAGGCTACAACCAGGAGTACGGTGCCCGGCCGCTTCGCCGGGCGGTGCAGCGCTATCTGGAGGATTCGCTCAGCGAGAAATTCCTCAGTAATGAATTCAAGACCGGGGACCTGATTAAAGTCAGCGCCAGCGCGGAAGACGGGCTGAACTTCACGGTCGAAAAGCCCAAGTCCGGCAAGGCTAAAGTAGAGGCGGGAGAGAAGAAGTAG
- a CDS encoding OmpH family outer membrane protein, which produces MRTKLVFLLIASLTVSTLSAQLTRLGFVSDQEVLRQMPARAEVQKILDQETVIWEQRFQSRQQEMQVYLDSVTALDTQLQALKDSMAMRAQSQPAPNQDSTALDTLPLAGDFARLSGILDGKKKELLAYYHRIYGKDGVLNRRNAELTQSILEKLHATISEVSTTLELSVMLDASALLYIDQDYNYTEQVMEALNIETQRTR; this is translated from the coding sequence ATGAGAACTAAATTAGTATTTTTATTAATTGCATCATTGACAGTTTCCACACTGAGCGCGCAACTGACCAGACTGGGCTTTGTTTCCGACCAGGAGGTGCTGCGGCAGATGCCGGCGCGGGCGGAGGTCCAGAAAATTCTGGACCAGGAAACAGTCATCTGGGAGCAGCGCTTCCAGAGCAGACAGCAGGAAATGCAGGTCTACCTGGATTCTGTCACTGCCCTGGATACCCAGTTGCAGGCGTTGAAAGACTCCATGGCCATGCGAGCGCAGTCCCAGCCTGCGCCGAATCAGGACAGCACGGCGCTGGACACCCTGCCGCTCGCCGGAGATTTCGCGCGTTTGAGCGGAATTCTGGACGGGAAAAAGAAAGAGCTGCTTGCGTATTACCACAGGATCTATGGCAAAGACGGAGTATTAAACCGGCGTAACGCTGAGTTGACACAATCGATTCTGGAGAAACTGCACGCCACCATCAGTGAAGTCAGTACGACGTTGGAACTTTCTGTGATGCTCGATGCATCAGCCCTGTTATATATCGATCAGGACTATAATTACACCGAGCAGGTGATGGAGGCGCTAAACATTGAAACCCAGCGTACGCGTTAA
- the bamA gene encoding outer membrane protein assembly factor BamA, translating into MDELKTDRSSRMKVLAIVLIMLAGTGLTYVAAQFPAARPAQSPQPVQEQGGQVIADVVVEGNDRVSRRRIFSAAQLNVGDDYTVFAIRRAMHNLWQTELYSNVEILADDIPDGIRIVIRVEEAPIVSRLELEGNEKLKDSDIKPELDLRIGGLYSPSKLQQSLNRIVELYRKKGYHNTQVEAVTDTAAATGRIEITLDIDEGRKIRIRGIAFSGNAHFPDDQLRGALATKSKSRLLFWRTGGYDEEKFQKDLTEKLPQFYANSGFLNMQVLGHEMKFKQDSRDVTIDITVDEGQQYFVGSITVTGNAHFPDEVIMRAFQLEQGSVFNQEKFDDSMDKVREIYGDEGYIYMQPQPMQEYEDSLINLTLVIREGEPATVRKIIIQGNESTFEDVIRRRINLYPGDLFRQPLVKMSYQSLVNSGFFEPDIGIEPRPIEETNEVDLLFKVKERRTGSANFGAGFGGGYGMTGFLDLTQSNLFGRGKSVQLRFEFGTRMTNIDLNYSDPYFLDSRVSFDVGVFNMRRKLRNDPFQDRYKGFFNRFGFPLPGLDYTRIYIGYSLMSIDIRGDSTLVALYTGANVHDYPQTSSKISLTLARDSRLNFQHPQSGSRHSITAEYSGGPMGGNIGFQKYELESSWYTPTVLDNLVLGLKMNLGTVGPFGGSQSPILDYRETYILGGTGYGRDTDIHFRGYEDRSVGVGGLLYRRGRAYFTITAEEEIKITDQVYGVLFAEAGNVWRELGDANLSKLRRSAGFGVRLETPMGPLGLEMGYGFDQTNPDGTPAPGKWMPHFRFGRFY; encoded by the coding sequence TTGGATGAATTGAAAACTGATCGATCGAGCCGGATGAAAGTTCTGGCGATAGTGTTAATCATGCTGGCGGGAACGGGCCTGACCTATGTCGCGGCCCAGTTTCCGGCTGCGCGGCCAGCACAGTCTCCGCAGCCTGTGCAGGAGCAGGGCGGCCAGGTAATCGCCGATGTGGTGGTCGAGGGCAACGACCGGGTGTCCAGGCGGCGTATCTTCAGCGCCGCGCAACTGAACGTGGGCGATGATTACACCGTGTTCGCGATCAGGCGGGCCATGCACAACCTCTGGCAGACCGAGCTATACAGCAATGTGGAGATCCTGGCGGATGATATTCCAGACGGTATCCGGATTGTGATCAGGGTCGAGGAGGCTCCGATTGTCTCCCGGCTGGAGCTGGAGGGCAACGAAAAGCTCAAGGATTCCGATATCAAGCCGGAACTCGATTTGAGGATAGGCGGTCTCTATTCTCCGTCCAAGCTTCAGCAGTCGCTCAACAGGATCGTTGAGCTATACCGCAAGAAAGGGTATCACAACACTCAGGTTGAAGCGGTTACCGATACAGCAGCCGCCACCGGCCGGATCGAGATAACGCTTGACATCGACGAGGGCCGGAAGATCAGGATCAGGGGGATCGCGTTCAGCGGCAACGCGCATTTCCCCGATGACCAGTTGCGCGGCGCGTTGGCGACCAAGTCTAAAAGCCGGCTCCTGTTCTGGCGCACCGGCGGATACGACGAGGAAAAATTCCAGAAGGACCTCACCGAAAAGCTGCCCCAGTTTTATGCCAACAGCGGCTTCCTCAACATGCAGGTGCTGGGCCACGAGATGAAGTTCAAACAGGACAGCCGCGATGTGACTATCGATATCACGGTCGACGAGGGCCAGCAGTATTTCGTGGGCAGTATCACTGTCACCGGCAACGCGCATTTCCCCGATGAAGTGATCATGAGGGCCTTCCAGCTTGAACAGGGATCGGTGTTCAACCAGGAAAAGTTCGATGACAGCATGGACAAGGTGCGGGAAATATACGGGGATGAGGGCTATATCTACATGCAGCCCCAGCCGATGCAGGAGTACGAGGACAGTCTGATAAACCTCACGCTGGTAATCCGCGAGGGTGAGCCGGCCACGGTCCGTAAAATTATCATCCAGGGCAACGAGAGTACGTTCGAGGACGTCATCCGCCGCCGGATCAACCTCTACCCCGGCGACCTGTTCCGTCAACCACTGGTTAAAATGAGCTACCAGAGCCTGGTCAACTCGGGCTTTTTCGAGCCGGATATCGGGATCGAACCCCGGCCGATCGAGGAGACCAACGAGGTCGACCTGCTGTTCAAGGTCAAGGAGAGGCGTACCGGCAGCGCTAATTTCGGCGCGGGTTTCGGCGGAGGATACGGGATGACCGGCTTCCTGGACCTGACCCAGAGCAACCTGTTCGGGCGGGGCAAGTCGGTTCAGCTGCGTTTCGAGTTCGGCACCAGGATGACCAATATCGACCTCAATTACTCCGACCCCTATTTTCTCGATTCGCGGGTTTCGTTCGACGTCGGCGTGTTCAACATGCGGCGCAAGCTGCGCAACGACCCGTTCCAGGACCGCTACAAGGGATTCTTCAACCGGTTCGGATTCCCCCTGCCCGGACTGGACTACACGCGCATCTATATCGGCTACTCGCTGATGTCGATCGATATCCGCGGCGACAGCACGCTGGTGGCGCTCTACACCGGCGCGAATGTCCACGATTACCCCCAGACATCGAGCAAGATCAGCCTGACTCTGGCCCGCGATAGCAGGCTGAATTTCCAGCATCCCCAAAGCGGCAGCCGTCACAGTATTACCGCCGAGTACAGCGGCGGCCCGATGGGCGGCAATATCGGTTTCCAGAAATACGAGCTGGAATCGTCGTGGTATACCCCGACTGTCCTTGATAATTTAGTGCTGGGGCTGAAAATGAACCTGGGCACGGTCGGGCCGTTCGGCGGCTCGCAAAGCCCGATCCTGGATTACCGCGAAACTTACATCCTCGGCGGTACCGGCTACGGACGCGATACGGATATCCACTTCCGGGGTTACGAGGACCGCTCGGTGGGAGTGGGCGGACTGTTGTACAGGCGGGGACGGGCCTATTTCACTATCACCGCCGAGGAGGAGATCAAGATTACCGATCAGGTCTATGGCGTCCTGTTTGCCGAGGCGGGCAATGTCTGGCGGGAGCTGGGCGACGCCAACTTGAGCAAACTTCGCCGCAGCGCAGGTTTCGGTGTGCGGCTCGAAACACCGATGGGACCGCTGGGCCTGGAGATGGGTTACGGTTTCGACCAGACGAACCCCGACGGCACGCCGGCGCCGGGAAAATGGATGCCTCATTTCCGTTTCGGACGGTTTTATTGA
- a CDS encoding OmpH family outer membrane protein has translation MKTEIFTIDGGITLRILAFILTAVMGMASLATAQDLKIGFVQVERLMQNFPEHDDASRTYESELQSWQTQLNEYEQQIGTLQEEFEQRAMLFSPEKKREKQEEILSKRQEAVKFYQDVFAEGGKAEQRQTELWKPIYAKINRAIEILGERETYAMIFNAQGLLYARDSLDVTEQVLEILKAGVDVSTSTAPRR, from the coding sequence ATGAAGACGGAAATCTTCACTATTGATGGAGGTATTACCTTGCGTATTCTGGCTTTCATTCTGACAGCCGTGATGGGTATGGCGTCGCTTGCAACGGCGCAGGATCTCAAAATCGGCTTCGTGCAGGTTGAGCGTCTGATGCAGAACTTTCCCGAGCATGACGACGCCAGCCGTACTTATGAAAGTGAACTGCAAAGCTGGCAGACCCAGCTGAACGAGTATGAGCAGCAGATCGGCACGCTGCAGGAAGAGTTCGAGCAGCGGGCCATGCTGTTCAGCCCGGAGAAAAAACGGGAGAAACAGGAAGAGATTCTCTCCAAGCGGCAGGAAGCCGTGAAGTTCTACCAGGACGTGTTCGCCGAGGGCGGCAAGGCGGAGCAGAGGCAGACCGAGCTCTGGAAGCCGATTTACGCCAAGATCAACCGGGCGATCGAAATCCTGGGCGAACGGGAGACTTACGCCATGATTTTCAACGCCCAGGGACTGCTCTATGCCCGGGATTCGCTTGACGTAACCGAGCAGGTGCTGGAGATTCTGAAAGCCGGTGTGGATGTGTCCACGTCCACCGCTCCGCGACGCTAA
- the lpxD gene encoding UDP-3-O-(3-hydroxymyristoyl)glucosamine N-acyltransferase yields the protein MTKYSLGEIAGKVNGEVQGDPDVLITGVAGLEEAEDGDISFVANRRYHNRIASTKAAAVIVGEGNGAVPKDKNFLLVPNPYLTFLLTVELFHPQNNDFIPAVHPTAVVDPSARIGERVFIGPLAVVGAGAKIGDDVILQARSYVGERAEIGEKTRLMPGAIVLQEVKVGKRCLLQSGCVLGGDGFGFVCDNRGVQQKIPQVSGVVIGDDVEIGANTTIDRGTLSPTRIGNGVKCDNLVHIAHNVEIGDNSMVIAQVGISGSTKIGSSVIMAGQAGIGGHLTIGDRVKIGAQAGVTKSAPEASEISGYPARPHAESLRVQASLSRVPKLLKQFKELLERVKKLEDNR from the coding sequence TTGACTAAATACAGTTTGGGAGAGATTGCCGGCAAGGTGAACGGCGAGGTCCAGGGCGACCCGGACGTACTGATCACCGGCGTGGCCGGTCTGGAAGAAGCGGAGGATGGCGATATTTCGTTCGTTGCCAACCGGCGCTACCACAATCGTATCGCCTCCACGAAGGCTGCTGCGGTGATTGTGGGCGAGGGCAACGGGGCAGTGCCAAAAGACAAGAATTTTCTGCTCGTTCCGAATCCCTACCTGACCTTTCTGCTCACAGTCGAGTTATTCCACCCGCAGAACAACGATTTCATTCCAGCGGTGCATCCCACCGCGGTTGTGGATCCCTCGGCCCGGATAGGCGAGCGCGTCTTTATCGGACCGCTGGCCGTGGTGGGCGCCGGGGCGAAAATCGGCGATGACGTTATCCTGCAGGCCCGCTCCTACGTGGGCGAGCGCGCGGAGATCGGCGAGAAAACCAGGCTGATGCCCGGCGCTATCGTCCTGCAAGAAGTCAAAGTGGGCAAGCGCTGCCTTCTGCAGAGCGGCTGCGTGCTCGGCGGCGACGGGTTCGGGTTCGTCTGCGACAACCGCGGGGTGCAGCAGAAAATTCCCCAGGTCTCAGGAGTCGTTATTGGTGATGATGTCGAGATCGGAGCCAACACCACTATCGACCGGGGCACGCTCTCGCCGACCAGAATCGGCAACGGCGTCAAATGCGACAATCTGGTCCACATCGCCCACAACGTCGAAATCGGTGATAATTCGATGGTGATAGCCCAGGTTGGGATCAGCGGCTCGACCAAGATCGGCAGCAGCGTGATCATGGCCGGCCAGGCGGGTATCGGCGGGCACCTCACGATCGGCGACCGGGTCAAGATCGGCGCTCAGGCCGGAGTAACCAAGTCCGCTCCGGAAGCTTCAGAAATTTCCGGCTATCCCGCGCGGCCGCATGCCGAGTCCCTGCGGGTGCAGGCTTCACTCAGCCGGGTCCCGAAGTTGTTAAAGCAGTTCAAGGAACTGCTCGAGCGGGTCAAGAAACTTGAAGATAATCGGTAA
- a CDS encoding protein arginine kinase — protein MALPIKYQIPSWLTGEGESSDVVLSSRVRLARNIKGYRYSSRSVRDEEIQIRDEVLALLEREKLLDTMTRIDIEDLRAYECNYMIEEHLISKDLLNTKHAASVVVGEASRVSMMINEEDHLRIQSIASGFDLRQCWREAEKLETLIGANLEYDFHSKFGFLTSCPTNTGTGLRASVLIHLPGLVLTKEIQKVLRGITQIGLTFRGLYGEGSEVLGNFFQISNQVTIGKSEEELIEHLERITSQIIQHEQNARSVLFKDAGHYIQDKVWRAYGILERARTISGEEVMNLLSAVRLGVSMKLIKGLSVSTINRILIYSQDAHLDVAAGKKLNPVERDIDRATEIRSCFEKN, from the coding sequence ATGGCGTTGCCGATTAAATACCAGATACCAAGCTGGCTGACCGGCGAGGGCGAGAGTTCTGACGTAGTACTCAGCTCCCGCGTCCGTCTGGCGCGTAATATCAAGGGTTACCGCTACTCCTCGCGCTCGGTGCGCGACGAGGAAATCCAGATCCGCGACGAGGTCCTGGCGCTGCTCGAGCGGGAAAAGCTGCTCGACACCATGACCCGGATCGATATCGAGGACCTGCGTGCCTATGAGTGTAATTACATGATCGAGGAGCACCTGATCAGCAAGGACCTGCTCAATACCAAGCACGCGGCCAGCGTGGTGGTGGGGGAGGCCAGCAGGGTCTCGATGATGATCAACGAGGAGGACCATCTCCGCATCCAGAGTATCGCCAGCGGTTTCGACCTTCGCCAGTGCTGGCGGGAAGCCGAAAAGCTGGAAACGTTGATCGGCGCTAACCTGGAGTACGATTTTCACTCCAAGTTCGGCTTCCTCACATCCTGCCCGACCAACACCGGCACCGGCCTGCGGGCCAGCGTGCTGATCCACCTTCCCGGCCTGGTGCTGACCAAGGAGATCCAGAAGGTGCTGCGCGGAATAACCCAGATCGGCTTGACGTTCCGGGGGCTGTACGGCGAGGGCAGCGAGGTGCTGGGCAACTTCTTCCAGATCTCCAACCAGGTTACGATCGGCAAGAGCGAGGAAGAGTTGATCGAGCACCTGGAACGGATAACTTCGCAGATAATCCAGCACGAGCAGAACGCCCGCTCGGTGCTGTTCAAGGACGCCGGCCATTATATTCAGGATAAAGTCTGGCGGGCTTATGGTATTCTGGAACGGGCGCGCACGATCAGCGGCGAGGAAGTGATGAATCTACTCAGCGCCGTGCGGCTCGGGGTGAGCATGAAACTTATAAAAGGCCTTAGTGTATCAACTATCAACCGGATTCTGATTTACAGTCAGGATGCGCATCTGGACGTGGCCGCCGGCAAGAAGCTCAACCCGGTGGAGCGGGATATCGACCGGGCCACGGAAATCAGGTCCTGTTTCGAGAAAAATTAA